Below is a genomic region from Plasmodium cynomolgi strain B DNA, scaffold: 0339, whole genome shotgun sequence.
aattgtcttaaagaataataaataattctttaaaatataagtttatatatttatccaatttgtttataatacataatttttaggATGAGGTACTGGAAGGGTTACCTTcacataacatatataaatacttcaatgaaaacaaaaatataggcaataattatgataaagattgtgaaataaaaataaacgatAAAACCGAATATCCTGAATTTAAggaaatttgtaaaaattttgctaagAAATTGGAAGATATATTACGCAATGTACACGGGAAAGAAACTATTAATTACTGTATGTTGCTGAAATACTGggtatatgaacaaataaaaaaagtagtaaATTTGATAAAACGATCTTTGAAGTATTTATTCTTAcggaaaaactaaaaaatatgcagtaCTCCATTGAAAAATTGTCTCCTGTAAATTTTGAATGCTACGATTATTATAATGACTATATGGGTGATTGGCAAGAAGAGAAAGACCtatttgaatattttattaattttgatgaatttaATACTCGTATTAAAAGTAAGAAGAATGAACATGAGAAGTATAAAGAATACGTGAAACATATTTTgggtttatatttaaaaaaaagaaggttGTTGTAAGATTAAATATTATCACCTTTGTGATCATTATTTTAGATGTGATCCAAAGTATGATCCAAAGGTACTCTTATCAATGTTAGGAGAATCAACAGGAACAGAAAGTTCTTCAGAAACAAAAAGTTCTTCAGAAACAGATATACACGGTATAGATATCTCTGAAGAAataagtagaaaaaaaaaatatgattatgATATAGATTATACACCAACTGGATCTGATATTGTTATCCCTAATGTGCGAGTTGGATGgcataaaagtaaaaacaaatataaatcGAGAATTCAAAACGTTAGGTGTCTTATGAATTATGCAATTAAGGATAGTCGTTATGCATTGGTTTCTTGTTATAACTTTGAAAAAGGATACCAGGATtatgaacatatatttaGACCAACAGTGGAAGAGGATGCTTTTTATTctgaattaaaagaaaaagaatccCATGATCGTGCAAGTTCTAGTTCAGTCAATACGAATCAATTTCCTATAGATACAAATAAGAATGGAAAAGTTGCCACAAAATCTAATATTACTCCAGTGATACCGGAATCGATACGGGGATACAGCCCCCTAGGGGaattaataaatgaaaaaaaggatgattTTACTGGGGAATATCAAGCGAGTCGCGTGGAGGCATATACATTTGCATCAACGTCTAGAAAACATGATCtctgggaagaaaaaagcagaagagTACCTTGtacttatattaaaataaatgagaatGGGACAAAAGAgtgtgtaaaaaaggaaaaattgaatGAAATTATAGTTTTTACAGATACAAAAGGTCAGAGTTTAAATACTGTAGAAAATGTTGAGAGACCATCTTCAATAGATCTTTCTACAGACGAATATCCCGATAATTTTGAGACCACAGGGAATAGTATATTTAAAACACCTATGTTCCGGGGTTCTACCTTAGCAGCATTATTAGTAGGAGtagttttcgtttttttatttattacaaggtatataataattataaaatgtgtgcatatataaattatattcacAGTTAATAAATGTTTTAGTAGAGAATAGTTTCAATGTTCTGGACATATTTTACTTCGTTCTTTCACCTTTTAGTTTACCCCTTTCGGAAGATGGGTTGGTCGTAAAGActcaaaagagaaaaacaggTATATGGAAATACCAATAGAAGGTGAGCAAAATTATCTCAACGAATATTATGGAGATCCTCAAAGgagaaatgtgcaaaatCAACCAGTCCATGCCCCAAGTCCAAG
It encodes:
- a CDS encoding CYIR protein (putative;~vir-type antigen), with amino-acid sequence DEVLEGLPSHNIYKYFNENKNIGNNYDKDCEIKINDKTEYPEFKEICKNFAKKLEDILRNVHGKETINYCMLLKYWVYEQIKKVVNLIKRSLKYLFLRKN